One Mycobacteroides salmoniphilum DNA segment encodes these proteins:
- the car gene encoding carboxylic acid reductase: MTDAAALAAKLVESDPQFQAAIPDPEVMDSLLVPGLRLSQVLHALLTGYANRPVMGFRSRESVVDPATGRTVDRLLPAFETITYGELRENISAILAEWQHGPNAMGADDFVATIGFSSPDYVTLDLATLMNGSVSIPLQHNASAAQLRMMLEETSPRLVAASADSLDLAVEAALGLTDLRRVVVFDYRPDTDDHREKLAAARSRLQEAGMKVVVESLADVIAKGRQLPEPVLYTAGDDQRTALIMYTSGSTGAPKGATFTEWTVTRFWSSGAAPNRDTPIINVNFLPLNHLAGRVGLLTAFIPGGTCYFVPESDLSTLFEDWQLVRPTHMGVVPRVVDMLFQHYQTRVDALIAEGANATSADRTAKTELREDVLGGRVVAGMLATAPLSPEMKTFLESSLNFHLLDLYGLTEVGGVFRDGKISRPPVLDYKLVDVPELGYYTTDKPYPRGELLVKSATATPGYYKRPDVTAEVFDADGYYRTGDVMAEIAPDELVYVDRRNNVIKLAQGEFVAVANLETVYVGAPLVRQIFVYGNSERAYLLAVIVPTEETLQRYTNSPIDMKNSIRESLQRTARANHLHSYELPADFIIETTPFTIESGMLAAVGKPIRPKMIEHYGSRLEQLYADLAEARVQELRLLRDTAQQRPIIETVTEAAQALLGMSSDAVRPDHHFIDLGGDSLSALTFSNLLRDLFDVDVPVGVITGPAADLRKLAAYIETARESNVATATSVHGPDAAVINADQLTLDKFIDAETLGNASTLPAPSSAVHTVLLTGANGYLGRFLCLEWLQRLAQSDGQLICLVRGDDNDDALARLEAAYGDTDQTLLDEFRALARRHLRVVAADIAQPRLGLDDATWEQLAREVDKIVHPAALVNHVLPYSQLFGPNVFGTAEVIRLALTTRMKPVTYLSTMAVAMAVPNFDEDGDIRTVSPTRHIGAGYANGYANSKWAGEVLLREAHDLCGLPASVFRSDMILTHRLYSGQLNVTDAFTRMLLSLVLTGIAPRSFYQGGSDGDRPRAHYEGLPVDFVTEAITTLGLANSEGFRSYDVMNPHDDGISVDTFVDWLIEDGHTIDIIDDYDEWLSRFETALRGLPDELRRSSVLPLLDAYRAPGHPRRGADTPTDMFRKAVQDYKIGSDGDSADIPHIDRALISKYISDLRAHGLL; this comes from the coding sequence ATGACCGATGCCGCGGCCCTGGCGGCGAAGCTGGTCGAGTCCGACCCCCAGTTTCAGGCGGCCATTCCCGACCCTGAGGTGATGGATTCCCTGCTGGTGCCCGGACTGCGGTTGTCGCAGGTACTGCACGCTCTCCTGACCGGCTACGCCAACCGGCCCGTCATGGGTTTCCGATCCCGCGAATCGGTCGTCGACCCCGCCACCGGCCGCACGGTCGATCGGCTGCTCCCCGCCTTCGAGACGATCACCTACGGCGAGCTCCGCGAGAACATCTCGGCCATTCTCGCCGAATGGCAGCACGGCCCGAACGCCATGGGTGCCGACGACTTCGTTGCCACCATCGGCTTCTCCAGCCCCGACTACGTCACCCTTGACCTTGCCACGCTCATGAACGGGTCGGTATCGATTCCTCTGCAACACAACGCATCAGCGGCCCAGCTGCGCATGATGCTGGAGGAAACAAGTCCGCGGCTGGTGGCGGCGAGCGCGGACAGTCTCGATCTCGCGGTGGAGGCAGCACTGGGGCTTACAGATCTGCGGCGGGTGGTGGTATTCGACTACCGGCCTGACACTGATGATCATCGCGAAAAGCTCGCCGCGGCAAGGAGCCGCCTACAGGAAGCCGGCATGAAGGTCGTCGTCGAGTCACTCGCGGACGTCATCGCGAAGGGACGGCAACTGCCCGAGCCCGTGCTCTACACGGCCGGCGACGATCAGCGCACGGCACTGATCATGTACACCTCGGGCAGTACCGGCGCACCCAAAGGCGCGACGTTCACCGAGTGGACGGTGACCCGTTTCTGGTCCTCGGGTGCGGCACCCAACCGGGACACCCCCATCATCAACGTCAACTTCCTGCCGCTCAACCACCTCGCCGGTCGAGTTGGGCTCCTCACCGCCTTCATTCCCGGCGGCACATGCTATTTCGTTCCGGAGAGCGATCTATCCACACTCTTCGAGGACTGGCAGCTAGTGCGCCCCACCCACATGGGCGTGGTACCGCGAGTGGTCGACATGCTCTTCCAGCACTACCAAACCCGTGTCGACGCACTCATCGCCGAGGGAGCCAACGCCACCTCTGCCGACCGCACGGCCAAAACCGAACTGCGCGAGGATGTTCTCGGTGGGCGTGTGGTCGCGGGCATGCTCGCCACGGCGCCGCTGTCCCCCGAAATGAAGACGTTCCTGGAATCCTCCCTCAACTTCCACCTACTCGATCTGTATGGCTTGACTGAGGTGGGCGGCGTGTTCCGGGATGGCAAAATCTCCCGTCCGCCGGTACTCGACTACAAACTCGTCGACGTCCCCGAGCTGGGGTACTACACCACCGATAAGCCCTATCCGCGTGGCGAATTGCTGGTCAAGAGTGCCACCGCGACACCCGGGTACTACAAACGTCCCGATGTCACTGCCGAGGTGTTCGACGCCGACGGTTATTACCGAACCGGCGATGTCATGGCGGAGATCGCGCCCGACGAGCTCGTGTACGTAGACAGGCGCAACAACGTCATCAAGCTCGCCCAGGGTGAGTTCGTCGCGGTGGCGAACCTTGAGACGGTGTACGTCGGCGCACCGCTGGTTCGCCAGATCTTCGTCTACGGCAACAGTGAACGCGCGTACCTGTTGGCAGTCATCGTGCCCACCGAAGAGACACTGCAGCGTTACACCAATTCGCCCATCGACATGAAGAACTCAATCCGGGAGTCGCTACAGCGGACCGCCCGCGCCAACCATCTGCACTCGTACGAACTTCCGGCCGACTTCATCATCGAAACCACCCCGTTCACGATCGAGAGCGGCATGCTCGCGGCGGTGGGTAAGCCGATACGCCCCAAGATGATCGAGCACTACGGCAGTCGACTTGAACAGCTATATGCCGACCTCGCCGAGGCCCGCGTCCAAGAGCTACGCCTGCTACGCGATACCGCACAGCAGCGACCGATCATCGAGACCGTCACCGAGGCCGCCCAGGCACTGCTCGGCATGTCCTCGGACGCGGTGCGTCCCGACCACCATTTCATCGATCTCGGCGGAGACTCGCTGTCGGCGTTGACCTTTTCCAACCTGCTGCGCGATTTGTTCGACGTCGACGTGCCGGTCGGTGTGATCACCGGTCCCGCGGCCGATCTGCGTAAGCTCGCCGCCTATATCGAGACCGCCCGCGAGAGCAACGTGGCCACCGCGACCAGTGTGCACGGACCGGACGCGGCCGTCATCAACGCGGATCAGCTCACTCTCGACAAATTCATCGACGCCGAGACGCTCGGCAATGCCTCCACACTTCCCGCCCCCTCCAGCGCCGTGCACACGGTTCTCCTCACCGGGGCCAACGGGTATCTCGGCAGATTCCTCTGCCTGGAGTGGCTGCAGCGGTTGGCACAGTCCGATGGACAACTGATCTGTCTGGTTCGCGGCGATGACAACGACGACGCCCTCGCCCGTCTTGAGGCTGCATACGGCGACACCGATCAGACACTGCTCGACGAATTCCGCGCGCTGGCTCGGCGACATCTGCGGGTAGTCGCCGCCGATATCGCGCAGCCCCGCCTCGGGTTAGATGACGCGACCTGGGAGCAATTGGCTCGCGAGGTCGACAAGATCGTCCATCCGGCCGCACTGGTGAACCACGTGCTCCCCTACAGCCAGCTGTTCGGTCCCAATGTCTTTGGCACAGCAGAGGTTATCCGCTTGGCATTGACGACGAGAATGAAGCCGGTGACCTACCTGTCAACGATGGCAGTCGCCATGGCGGTGCCCAATTTCGACGAGGACGGCGATATCCGCACGGTGAGCCCGACTCGCCATATCGGCGCGGGTTACGCCAACGGCTATGCCAATAGCAAGTGGGCCGGCGAGGTGCTACTGCGGGAGGCGCACGATCTATGCGGCCTACCGGCCAGCGTCTTCCGCTCCGACATGATCCTCACCCACCGTCTGTACAGCGGTCAGCTCAACGTCACCGATGCCTTTACCCGCATGCTGCTGAGCCTCGTTCTCACCGGAATCGCACCGCGCAGCTTCTACCAAGGCGGCTCCGACGGAGACCGTCCGCGAGCGCATTACGAAGGGCTGCCGGTGGATTTCGTCACCGAGGCGATCACCACCCTGGGGCTGGCCAACTCCGAGGGATTCCGCTCGTACGACGTCATGAACCCGCACGACGACGGCATATCCGTAGACACCTTCGTCGACTGGCTTATCGAAGACGGTCACACCATCGACATCATCGACGACTATGACGAATGGCTGTCCCGCTTCGAGACGGCGCTACGGGGCCTGCCGGACGAACTGCGGCGCAGCTCGGTGCTTCCCCTCCTGGACGCCTATCGCGCGCCGGGCCACCCGCGGCGTGGTGCCGATACCCCTACCGACATGTTCCGGAAGGCAGTGCAGGACTACAAGATCGGGAGCGACGGGGACAGCGCCGACATTCCACATATCGACCGCGCGCTCATCTCCAAGTACATATCGGATCTGCGCGCGCACGGGTTGCTGTAA
- a CDS encoding MspA family porin, whose translation MFSFLVAIYSVMRRVFLVENFGKVTMNPLKISTRRRGSARAVIRVVSGLFAVLAMLATSAVTANAQGLPDSNLLDRTEDGWGIEVDTLDEEVNPVPNLAATAFSREAFVQFTGVGKINGQGSNPVTSASLTIGYQMGCQIDLSQGITLGGSVGAGVGGGVGGIFGGPGPFGAGFGAVGAGAGINGGLQFTLRPGGIVAIPMDSMALRGSEARLRVRNMHIKIDACGGPVTVRSFTLLSITTDFTHSSLATYGEPIQI comes from the coding sequence ATGTTCTCATTTTTAGTTGCCATTTATTCGGTTATGCGAAGAGTTTTTCTAGTCGAGAATTTCGGAAAGGTGACGATGAATCCGCTAAAGATTTCAACTCGGCGACGGGGGTCGGCGCGCGCGGTTATCCGGGTGGTCTCGGGTCTCTTCGCTGTATTGGCGATGCTCGCCACGAGCGCTGTGACTGCGAATGCGCAAGGTCTGCCTGACTCAAATTTGCTTGATCGGACCGAAGATGGCTGGGGCATTGAAGTAGACACGCTCGACGAGGAAGTTAACCCAGTTCCGAATCTGGCTGCGACGGCATTTTCGAGGGAAGCGTTCGTGCAGTTCACGGGCGTTGGAAAGATCAACGGTCAGGGAAGCAACCCTGTGACCTCAGCATCGCTGACCATCGGCTACCAGATGGGATGCCAGATCGATCTAAGTCAGGGCATCACTTTGGGTGGCAGCGTAGGTGCTGGCGTGGGCGGTGGAGTTGGCGGGATCTTCGGTGGGCCGGGGCCGTTTGGTGCGGGCTTCGGCGCAGTGGGCGCGGGTGCAGGCATCAATGGAGGGTTGCAGTTCACATTGCGGCCCGGCGGAATTGTCGCGATTCCCATGGACAGCATGGCTCTCAGAGGCAGTGAGGCGCGGTTGCGGGTGCGGAACATGCATATCAAGATCGACGCATGCGGAGGCCCGGTTACGGTTCGGTCTTTCACGCTGCTGAGTATCACGACCGATTTCACGCACTCCTCGTTGGCAACTTATGGCGAGCCCATTCAGATCTAG
- a CDS encoding LysR family transcriptional regulator: MDVRGLEIHDLRCFVAVAARLNFTRAAADLHMSVPPLSRRIRAMEGTLKTKLFIRDTRRVVLTPSGVNLLPLAEKILHQFDTLPDAVSPDLASGSQTISYGVPPWLHPELSSKLERLEELYAERLTLIKRRRRSQEAISAIVRKDLVFGFARSAPTNTTLSSVVVRQESVGAVLSRAEYGARSSISLEELIKLDYVTDRRDSDTEYRRQVDGLLRATSLLKRSRHNPADHSSAAEAISTGRAFAIAPISEGARETSDLYHSAETVCLPVDGLDFVLPTCLVWSTELAQNDRNSRDVIDTAVGLCQGGAPL, from the coding sequence GTGGATGTAAGAGGCCTCGAGATACACGACTTGCGTTGCTTCGTCGCGGTGGCAGCGAGGCTAAACTTCACTCGTGCTGCGGCCGACCTTCATATGTCCGTTCCCCCGCTTAGCCGGCGGATCCGCGCCATGGAAGGGACACTCAAAACAAAGCTATTTATTCGCGATACGCGCCGGGTAGTTCTCACTCCCTCAGGCGTCAACCTACTCCCGCTCGCCGAGAAGATACTCCACCAATTCGATACCTTGCCGGATGCTGTGTCACCTGATCTCGCCTCTGGCAGTCAAACAATTAGCTACGGCGTACCGCCCTGGCTCCACCCAGAACTGTCCTCCAAGCTCGAGCGCCTGGAGGAGCTCTACGCCGAGCGCCTGACGCTGATCAAGCGGCGGCGAAGAAGCCAGGAAGCCATCAGTGCGATAGTGCGGAAAGACTTGGTGTTCGGCTTCGCGCGGTCAGCACCAACCAACACCACATTGAGCAGCGTCGTTGTTCGGCAAGAGAGTGTAGGAGCAGTGCTATCGAGAGCTGAGTACGGAGCGCGTAGCTCAATCTCCCTCGAAGAACTCATCAAGCTCGACTACGTCACCGATCGGCGTGACAGCGACACCGAATACCGACGACAGGTCGATGGACTGCTAAGGGCCACTAGCCTTCTCAAGCGATCACGACACAACCCCGCCGATCATTCTTCAGCCGCTGAAGCCATCAGCACCGGCAGAGCATTCGCGATAGCACCTATCTCGGAGGGCGCCAGAGAGACCTCTGACCTCTACCACTCTGCAGAGACGGTGTGCCTGCCTGTAGACGGTCTCGACTTCGTCCTGCCAACCTGTCTGGTGTGGAGCACAGAGCTGGCTCAGAACGACAGAAATTCGCGGGACGTGATCGACACGGCTGTAGGTTTGTGCCAAGGGGGCGCCCCCCTTTGA
- a CDS encoding metal-dependent hydrolase, translated as MEREIKTRRIKFRYPAGSMRRHYVQDDLGMSHVVSVLSGAFPEGEAFMIRSVRAVADQITDPELKKQVAGFIGQEATHSREHRELNERLQEMGYPTAFIDRATRRGLEARTRYSSAKYCLAMTAALEHYTAILAETLLTDERAQQMLGQGEVRSMLLWHALEESEHRTVAFDVYQAVGGTNRMRVFVMWFTTCGFFTLAACASFISLFRDRDFYNPRISFRSAIRLFRSPFFSREVFRRLVSYSRKDFHPDDVDNTELIATWNAVLFGEQGQIADHVH; from the coding sequence GTGGAACGGGAAATCAAGACCAGGCGGATCAAGTTTCGCTATCCGGCTGGTTCCATGCGGCGTCACTACGTGCAGGACGACTTGGGGATGAGTCACGTGGTGTCGGTGCTCTCGGGGGCTTTCCCCGAGGGCGAGGCGTTCATGATCCGCTCGGTGCGCGCGGTCGCCGACCAGATCACCGATCCTGAGCTCAAGAAGCAGGTGGCCGGGTTCATCGGCCAGGAGGCGACACACAGCCGTGAGCACCGCGAGCTCAACGAGCGCCTGCAGGAAATGGGCTATCCGACCGCGTTCATCGATCGAGCGACGCGCCGGGGGCTGGAAGCGCGCACGCGCTACTCCTCGGCGAAGTACTGCCTCGCGATGACCGCGGCGCTGGAGCATTACACCGCGATCCTGGCCGAGACGCTCCTGACCGACGAACGCGCCCAACAGATGTTGGGGCAGGGTGAGGTGCGATCCATGCTGCTGTGGCACGCGTTGGAGGAATCCGAGCATCGTACGGTGGCCTTCGATGTCTACCAGGCCGTCGGCGGCACCAACCGCATGCGGGTATTTGTCATGTGGTTCACCACATGTGGATTCTTCACGCTTGCCGCGTGTGCGTCGTTCATATCGTTGTTTCGGGACCGGGACTTCTACAACCCCAGGATCTCCTTTCGCAGCGCCATCCGATTGTTCCGCTCGCCTTTCTTCTCGCGCGAGGTGTTTAGGCGGCTAGTGTCTTACAGCCGCAAAGACTTTCACCCCGACGACGTGGACAACACCGAACTCATCGCGACGTGGAATGCCGTGTTGTTTGGTGAGCAGGGGCAGATCGCCGACCACGTGCACTGA
- a CDS encoding metal-dependent hydrolase yields the protein MDRPIKTRRIKFRYQPGSLDRHFVQGDLVSSHMMAMLSAVFPEGEEFFIRSVRRYSDQITDPELKKQVSGFIGQEMTHGREHRELNERLQEMGYPTAFVERLARRIFNFQTRNYPPIYTLAVTAALEHYTAVLAETLLTDQRALDMLGEGEVRSMLLWHAFEEAEHRCVTFDVYRAVGGSERLRIWVMRRTTIAFIYTTFFETVISLLRDKAAYNPIRLVKSIVALRHLPFLSREVRRRIGEYNRPGFHPNDSDNTELIEKWHAELFGENGQLAGHLH from the coding sequence ATGGACAGGCCGATCAAGACCCGCCGTATCAAGTTTCGCTACCAGCCGGGTTCGCTGGATCGCCATTTTGTGCAGGGTGACCTGGTGTCGAGCCACATGATGGCGATGCTGTCGGCGGTGTTTCCTGAGGGTGAGGAGTTCTTCATCCGGTCGGTTCGGCGCTACTCGGACCAGATCACCGATCCCGAACTCAAGAAGCAGGTGTCCGGGTTCATCGGCCAGGAGATGACCCACGGGCGTGAGCATCGTGAACTCAACGAGCGCCTGCAGGAAATGGGATATCCCACTGCGTTCGTGGAACGGTTGGCTCGCCGGATATTCAACTTCCAGACCCGGAACTACCCGCCGATCTACACGTTGGCCGTCACGGCCGCGTTGGAGCATTACACCGCGGTTCTCGCGGAGACCCTGCTGACCGATCAACGTGCCCTGGACATGCTCGGCGAGGGCGAGGTGCGTTCCATGCTGCTGTGGCATGCCTTCGAGGAGGCCGAGCACCGTTGCGTCACGTTCGACGTCTACCGAGCGGTCGGTGGTAGTGAGCGGCTGCGCATCTGGGTGATGCGGCGCACCACCATCGCGTTCATCTACACCACATTCTTTGAGACGGTGATCTCGCTGCTGCGTGACAAGGCCGCCTACAACCCCATCCGGCTGGTGAAAAGCATTGTGGCGTTACGGCACTTGCCGTTCCTGAGCCGCGAGGTGCGACGCCGCATCGGTGAGTACAACCGTCCGGGATTCCACCCCAACGATTCCGACAACACCGAACTCATCGAGAAATGGCATGCCGAACTTTTCGGGGAGAACGGGCAGCTGGCCGGACACCTGCACTAG
- a CDS encoding ArsR/SmtB family transcription factor, translated as MARTPTTADAFNAIAEAGRRDLLSAIGAGEVTVNELVTRTRMGQPQVSKHLGVLRAVDLVRVRSHGRQRFYRVNGAALRPVHDWVGAFERTWNQRLDRLDDLLTELKKEEME; from the coding sequence ATGGCGCGCACCCCCACCACCGCTGACGCGTTCAACGCGATCGCCGAGGCGGGCCGCCGTGACCTGCTCAGCGCCATCGGCGCCGGTGAGGTCACCGTGAACGAACTGGTGACGCGGACCCGGATGGGTCAACCGCAGGTGTCCAAGCATCTGGGCGTGCTCCGTGCTGTGGATCTGGTGCGGGTGCGCTCACACGGACGACAACGCTTCTATCGCGTCAACGGTGCGGCCCTGCGGCCCGTCCATGACTGGGTGGGCGCGTTCGAACGCACCTGGAACCAGCGCCTCGACCGACTCGACGATCTACTCACCGAACTCAAGAAAGAGGAAATGGAATGA